The genomic DNA ATGTACAAATTGGTTTCAAAGGCGAAACACAAATCACTAACGATGTTATTGGTTATGGCCAGTGGGAATATAAAACCTACGCCAATAACACCGAAGACGCCGGTGATACTTCTTTTAACCGTCTGGCGTACGCTGGCCTGAAATATGGCGAATACGGTTCGTTCGATTACGGTCGTAATTACGGCGTCGTGTATGATGTTGAAGCCTGGACCGATATGCTGCCCGTATTTGGGGGCGATTCTTATACATGGACCGACAACTTCATGGTCGGCCGTGCAAACGGTGTGGCGACCTACCGTAATGCCGATTTCTTCGGCCTGGTTGAGGGTCTGAATTTTGCGCTGCAGTATCAGGGGGCAAACGAAGGTCAGGACGCAACAGAAGATCAGGAAGGGACCAAGAACGGTCATGACGACGTGCGTTTCCAGAACGGTGACGGCTTCGGTATGTCCACTAGCTATGATTTCTCCGGCGATCTGTCTGGCCTGACCTTAGGCGCGGCCTACTCCTCTTCTGACCGTACCAATGAGCAGGAAGCGAAGGGTATACAAGACAGCGCACGTTTCGCCGGCGGTAAGACTGCGGAAGCGTGGACCGTTGGCGCGAAATATGATGCCAACAGCGTTTATCTGGCGATGATGTATGCGCAAACCCGTAATATGACGCCATATGGCGATACCGGGATTGCGGATGAGACGCAGAACTTTGAAGCCGTAGCGCAATACCAGTTCGACTTCGGCCTGCGTCCGTCCCTGGCATGGGTTTACTCCAAAGGCAAGGACATGACTTATCCTGGCAATGCGGGTAACCCACAGGGCCAGCATGGCGACATGGATCTGGTTAACTATA from Enterobacter ludwigii includes the following:
- the ompC gene encoding porin OmpC codes for the protein MKRKVLAILVPALLMAGAAHAAEMYNKNGNKVDLYGKIDARHTFSDHPGDDGDETYVQIGFKGETQITNDVIGYGQWEYKTYANNTEDAGDTSFNRLAYAGLKYGEYGSFDYGRNYGVVYDVEAWTDMLPVFGGDSYTWTDNFMVGRANGVATYRNADFFGLVEGLNFALQYQGANEGQDATEDQEGTKNGHDDVRFQNGDGFGMSTSYDFSGDLSGLTLGAAYSSSDRTNEQEAKGIQDSARFAGGKTAEAWTVGAKYDANSVYLAMMYAQTRNMTPYGDTGIADETQNFEAVAQYQFDFGLRPSLAWVYSKGKDMTYPGNAGNPQGQHGDMDLVNYIDVGMTYNFNKNFSTYVDYKINMLDNDESFYEANGISTDDIVGVGMTYQF